The proteins below are encoded in one region of Bacillus vallismortis:
- a CDS encoding beta-glucoside-specific PTS transporter subunit IIABC codes for MSGKVRDYSRLAKDILEAVGGEENVIGASRCATRLRLVLKRSNPKAKDIVKSMPGVITVVENSGQFQIVIGQHVGEVFEEFSKLVNIDLSEEQSENKGTILNRIIATMSAVFAPFVYILAAAGILQGALIIINLLFDGFEKTGAYQVFSFISWAPFTFLPIFIAITASKHFKTNMYIAVACCAALVSPTWAEMAVQIADGKSISFLGIALSETTYTSSVLPPLFLVWILSYLERFLNKRMNEVVRPLFVPFLCMVVMVPLTIVLIGPVTTLGANGIANGYNFLAENVPALAGAIIGAFWQVIVIFGVHWGITPMVLANYDLYGRDSFQAYQTIAVIAQVGAVLGVILKARNKETRKVSVSAGVTGLFGITEPAIYGVTLRFKKPFIFGCISGAIGAVVASFFNPYYFAYAGLPGPLTIVNGINEQFPASIWGILIGSAIAIILPVVLIQIFGYGEDTAKQAEKEHVQTAQANEETVYAPFSGKVIPLSDVPDEVFSSGAMGQGLAIEPFENKLYAPFDGTVVMVAPTKHAIGLRTASGVELLVHIGLDTVTLDGTPFALKVKEGDTVKKGEVLVEFDKTIIEEKGLSTITPVIITNSHAYQEILIEELEESALGQKLFTVVS; via the coding sequence ATGTCGGGGAAAGTGAGAGATTATAGCAGACTAGCAAAAGACATTTTGGAGGCCGTAGGCGGGGAAGAGAATGTCATTGGAGCTTCTCGCTGCGCGACGAGGCTTCGATTGGTGCTGAAGCGGTCTAACCCTAAAGCGAAGGATATCGTGAAATCGATGCCCGGCGTCATTACGGTTGTAGAGAACAGCGGCCAATTTCAGATTGTCATTGGACAGCACGTAGGAGAAGTCTTCGAAGAATTTTCGAAGCTGGTCAATATCGATCTGTCTGAGGAACAGAGCGAGAATAAAGGGACGATTCTGAACCGGATCATTGCGACGATGTCAGCGGTGTTTGCGCCGTTTGTGTACATTCTGGCCGCTGCTGGTATTTTGCAAGGGGCATTAATTATCATTAATTTATTGTTTGATGGCTTTGAGAAAACAGGAGCTTATCAGGTTTTTAGTTTCATATCTTGGGCGCCGTTTACGTTTTTGCCTATTTTTATCGCAATTACGGCATCAAAGCATTTTAAGACGAACATGTATATCGCTGTAGCGTGCTGTGCCGCGTTAGTCAGTCCGACATGGGCGGAGATGGCTGTTCAAATCGCAGACGGAAAGAGTATTTCTTTCTTAGGGATTGCTTTATCGGAAACGACATACACATCCTCCGTACTGCCGCCATTATTTTTAGTGTGGATATTGTCTTATCTCGAACGATTTTTGAATAAGAGAATGAATGAAGTGGTCAGGCCGTTATTTGTTCCGTTTCTGTGCATGGTGGTTATGGTGCCGTTAACGATCGTCCTCATTGGCCCTGTGACAACATTAGGCGCAAATGGGATTGCGAACGGTTACAACTTCTTGGCGGAAAACGTGCCGGCTTTAGCTGGAGCGATCATCGGCGCCTTCTGGCAGGTCATCGTCATCTTTGGCGTACATTGGGGTATCACGCCGATGGTATTGGCGAATTATGATTTATACGGACGTGATTCATTCCAGGCGTATCAAACGATTGCGGTCATTGCACAGGTTGGGGCGGTCCTTGGCGTCATCCTAAAAGCAAGAAACAAGGAAACGAGAAAAGTCAGTGTTTCAGCTGGGGTCACAGGCTTGTTCGGCATTACAGAGCCGGCTATCTACGGCGTGACCTTGAGATTTAAGAAACCATTTATTTTTGGCTGTATATCTGGTGCGATTGGGGCAGTTGTGGCAAGCTTTTTCAATCCGTATTACTTTGCGTATGCGGGGCTTCCGGGACCGCTGACGATCGTGAATGGCATCAATGAACAATTCCCGGCGTCTATTTGGGGCATTTTGATCGGTTCGGCGATCGCGATTATTCTCCCTGTTGTGCTGATTCAAATCTTTGGCTATGGTGAAGATACAGCTAAACAGGCGGAAAAGGAACATGTTCAAACGGCACAGGCAAATGAAGAAACAGTATATGCACCGTTTAGCGGCAAGGTCATCCCGCTTTCTGACGTGCCTGATGAGGTATTCAGTTCAGGTGCGATGGGACAAGGGCTGGCGATTGAGCCATTTGAAAATAAGCTTTATGCTCCGTTTGACGGAACTGTCGTCATGGTCGCGCCTACAAAGCATGCGATCGGCCTTCGTACGGCGTCTGGCGTCGAGTTGCTTGTGCATATCGGACTGGATACAGTGACATTGGACGGCACCCCTTTTGCTTTGAAAGTGAAAGAGGGCGATACAGTCAAAAAAGGCGAAGTGCTTGTTGAATTTGATAAAACTATCATTGAAGAAAAAGGGTTATCAACGATCACCCCGGTCATCATCACGAATTCACATGCGTATCAGGAAATTCTCATTGAGGAGCTTGAAGAAAGTGCATTAGGCCAAAAATTATTTACAGTCGTAAGCTAA
- the bglA gene encoding 6-phospho-beta-glucosidase BglA: MGHMPKDFLWGGALAAHQFEGGWNQGGKGPSVVDVMTAGAHGVPRKITDTIEENEFYPNHEAIDFYHRYKEDIALFAEMGLTCLRTSIGWSRIFPKGDEAEPNEAGLQFYDDVFDELLKHGIEPVITLSHFEMPLHLAREYGGFRNRKVVDFFVNFAEACFKRYKDKVKYWMTFNEINNQMDVSNPLFLWTNSGVTVGENENAKEVMYQTAHHELVASALAVAKGKDINPDFQIGAMVSHVPIYPFSSNPEDVMLAEEEMRQRYFFPDVQVRGYYPSYALKEFEREGYDITFEDGDDEILRNGTVDYLGFSYYMSTTVKSDVENDNTGDIVNGGLPNGVENPYITSSDWGWAIDPTGLRYTLNRFYDRYQIPLFIVENGFGAVDTVEEDGKIHDPERIQYLKSHIEALEKAVTYDGVDLIGYTPWGIIDIVSFTTGEMKKRYGMIYVDRDNEGNGSMKRYKKDSFEWYKNVIQTNGEEL; this comes from the coding sequence ATGGGACATATGCCAAAGGATTTTTTATGGGGCGGCGCATTAGCTGCCCACCAATTTGAAGGAGGATGGAATCAAGGCGGGAAAGGGCCGAGTGTCGTTGATGTGATGACTGCGGGTGCGCACGGCGTGCCGAGAAAAATCACGGATACGATTGAAGAGAACGAGTTTTATCCGAACCATGAAGCCATAGATTTCTATCACAGATACAAGGAAGATATCGCTTTGTTTGCAGAAATGGGCTTAACATGCTTGCGGACGTCTATAGGATGGAGCCGGATTTTCCCGAAGGGTGATGAGGCTGAACCGAACGAAGCGGGCTTGCAGTTCTATGATGATGTGTTTGATGAATTGCTGAAGCATGGGATCGAGCCGGTTATTACCCTGTCTCACTTTGAGATGCCGCTGCACCTGGCAAGGGAATACGGCGGCTTCAGAAACCGGAAAGTCGTGGACTTCTTCGTGAATTTCGCAGAGGCTTGTTTCAAGCGTTATAAAGATAAAGTGAAGTACTGGATGACCTTTAACGAGATCAACAACCAAATGGATGTGAGCAATCCGCTGTTCCTATGGACAAACTCGGGTGTTACGGTGGGCGAAAACGAAAACGCCAAGGAAGTCATGTACCAAACGGCACACCATGAATTAGTGGCGAGCGCTTTAGCGGTGGCAAAAGGAAAAGACATCAATCCAGACTTCCAAATTGGTGCCATGGTGTCACATGTGCCGATTTATCCTTTCTCCTCCAATCCTGAAGATGTGATGCTGGCTGAAGAAGAAATGAGACAGCGGTATTTCTTCCCGGATGTGCAGGTTCGCGGGTACTATCCGAGCTACGCGTTGAAAGAATTTGAGCGAGAAGGCTATGACATCACTTTCGAAGACGGCGATGATGAGATTTTACGAAACGGAACCGTCGATTACTTAGGCTTCAGCTATTACATGTCAACCACTGTGAAAAGCGATGTGGAAAATGATAATACAGGCGATATCGTTAACGGCGGACTGCCAAATGGTGTCGAAAATCCATACATCACATCGAGTGACTGGGGCTGGGCAATTGATCCAACCGGATTGAGATATACGTTAAACCGTTTTTATGACCGGTATCAAATTCCACTATTCATCGTGGAAAACGGCTTTGGCGCGGTGGATACGGTGGAGGAAGACGGCAAAATCCATGATCCGGAACGAATCCAATATTTGAAATCACATATTGAAGCATTGGAAAAAGCGGTCACTTATGACGGTGTAGATTTGATAGGCTACACGCCGTGGGGCATTATTGATATCGTCTCTTTCACAACAGGTGAGATGAAAAAGCGCTATGGCATGATCTATGTTGATCGTGATAATGAAGGAAATGGTTCCATGAAGCGGTATAAGAAAGATTCATTTGAGTGGTACAAAAATGTGATCCAAACGAATGGCGAAGAATTATAA
- a CDS encoding polysaccharide pyruvyl transferase family protein: protein MKNILIRAGISPFDTFNAAEMIVRNSIGGNVGNLVYAYSVFRTLMTEGTTITPDYYRIHPADAEKINEKYDMYIIPLADAFREDFVPSLRKYTQLIKKLTIPVVVIGVGLRAPFEPKLNEGFPFDEDVKAFVSAVLERSNMIGVRGEITAKYLSRLGFRKGIDHTVIGCPSMYAFGRELKIRETNITPESMVTVNSSRLSPKHVLDFITRSMKEFPNHYFIPQWRKELILTYAGAPAIAKPANNYPVSMEDPAYQNDRVRFFLNVPTWLDFLRQADFSFGARLHGNIAATIAGTPSLLLPKDARMRELAEYHQLTHIMANEITEKTKLSELIQTVDFQQPEKRQAQNFDHFISFLNQNELDHIYKEKATPDTVPFDEKLSNTKLLSPVTTVSGCSSTETAKRWEALMALENAKKEKTIKDLKHKVKKYQGTLNRKSVRFALKTANMLRVK from the coding sequence TTGAAAAACATTTTAATCAGAGCTGGCATATCACCGTTCGATACATTCAATGCAGCTGAAATGATTGTTCGCAACTCCATTGGCGGAAACGTAGGAAACTTAGTATATGCCTATAGTGTGTTTCGTACGCTGATGACAGAAGGAACGACGATAACTCCTGATTATTATCGGATTCATCCGGCGGATGCGGAGAAAATCAATGAAAAATATGATATGTATATTATTCCGCTGGCAGATGCATTCCGCGAGGATTTTGTGCCTTCTTTACGGAAATATACCCAATTAATTAAAAAGTTAACCATTCCGGTTGTTGTGATTGGTGTTGGTTTGAGGGCTCCGTTTGAACCAAAATTAAATGAAGGTTTTCCTTTTGATGAAGATGTGAAGGCGTTTGTGAGTGCCGTGCTGGAAAGATCAAATATGATCGGTGTCCGCGGTGAAATTACTGCGAAATACCTTTCCAGATTAGGATTCCGTAAAGGCATTGACCACACGGTTATTGGCTGTCCATCTATGTATGCATTTGGCAGAGAGCTGAAGATTAGAGAAACCAATATCACACCGGAATCAATGGTGACGGTTAACTCATCAAGGCTGTCTCCAAAGCATGTGCTGGACTTCATTACGAGAAGCATGAAAGAATTCCCGAACCATTACTTTATCCCCCAATGGCGAAAAGAGTTGATTCTGACGTATGCCGGGGCGCCTGCGATAGCGAAGCCTGCCAATAATTATCCGGTAAGCATGGAAGACCCTGCTTATCAGAATGATAGAGTCCGGTTCTTTTTAAATGTGCCGACTTGGCTGGATTTCCTGAGACAAGCTGATTTCAGCTTTGGCGCAAGGCTGCATGGGAATATCGCGGCGACGATTGCCGGAACACCGAGCCTTCTGCTTCCGAAAGACGCCAGAATGAGGGAATTAGCTGAGTACCATCAGTTAACGCATATCATGGCAAATGAGATAACGGAGAAAACAAAACTGTCAGAGTTAATTCAAACAGTTGATTTTCAACAGCCTGAAAAACGGCAAGCGCAAAACTTTGACCACTTCATCAGCTTCTTGAATCAAAATGAATTGGATCATATTTATAAAGAGAAAGCGACTCCTGATACCGTTCCTTTTGACGAAAAACTATCTAACACGAAGCTTCTATCGCCTGTGACTACAGTTAGCGGCTGCAGTTCCACAGAAACAGCGAAACGCTGGGAAGCGCTGATGGCACTAGAAAATGCCAAGAAGGAAAAAACCATTAAAGATCTAAAGCACAAGGTCAAAAAGTATCAGGGCACTTTAAATAGAAAATCAGTGCGTTTCGCTTTAAAAACAGCAAATATGCTGAGAGTGAAGTGA
- a CDS encoding Fic family protein: MNYEKLSKLYYKVDADSYDKEFLKRKSSYGTYSTSLTIRGFRKGHLTNDSFELFYVNIPELMKLNNEVLLNSSKISSLISQLPKFVVKPYFNKLIINEAQSNNEIEGIRSTKKELKEALNALEQSEPQHKRFVGLMKTYQFIDQIDSFKSVRDVRKLYDELVADEIVAEDAPDGELFRRGYVEVNDGNRTTHIGIRSERKITEALEALIDYLDDESHPQLYRYMVAHYYYEYIHPFYDGNGRTGRLIVGSYLSSYLEKYSAITFSYAVNKNKDKYYKALEEIPSPLNRGEMTFYLINMLELLLSGQKGIIEDLEFNLMKLNRIKNYMKSDQWVDYKDERELFYIIITITVFVNDHVMLSVQELMKISGKSRHIVNKVMDYLEEQGFVELMTRRPKSYKISEDCLEEILPS, translated from the coding sequence ATGAATTATGAGAAATTATCAAAACTTTATTATAAAGTTGATGCTGATTCATATGATAAGGAATTCTTAAAAAGAAAAAGCAGCTATGGCACCTATTCTACATCTTTAACAATACGCGGATTCCGTAAAGGTCATCTTACTAATGATTCATTCGAATTATTTTATGTAAACATCCCTGAACTCATGAAGTTGAATAATGAAGTGTTATTAAATAGTTCTAAAATCTCTTCATTAATTAGTCAACTTCCTAAATTTGTTGTTAAACCTTATTTTAATAAATTAATTATTAATGAAGCACAGAGCAATAATGAAATTGAGGGGATTCGAAGTACAAAAAAAGAATTGAAAGAAGCTCTTAATGCACTGGAACAATCAGAACCACAACATAAGCGTTTTGTAGGGCTAATGAAGACATATCAATTTATAGATCAGATTGATTCTTTTAAGAGTGTTCGTGACGTCAGAAAATTATATGATGAATTGGTGGCTGATGAGATCGTGGCAGAGGATGCTCCGGATGGAGAGCTCTTTAGAAGAGGATATGTTGAGGTAAATGACGGAAATAGAACCACTCATATTGGCATTAGATCTGAACGGAAAATCACAGAAGCATTGGAGGCGTTAATTGATTATTTGGATGATGAATCACATCCACAGCTTTATCGTTATATGGTTGCACATTATTATTATGAATATATTCATCCTTTCTATGATGGTAATGGTAGAACAGGACGACTAATCGTCGGGAGTTACTTATCCAGTTATTTAGAGAAGTATTCAGCTATTACGTTTTCTTACGCAGTGAATAAGAACAAAGATAAGTACTATAAAGCTTTAGAGGAAATTCCCTCCCCTTTAAATCGAGGAGAAATGACTTTTTATTTAATCAATATGCTGGAATTGCTTCTGTCAGGACAAAAAGGGATAATTGAAGACCTTGAATTCAATTTAATGAAACTTAATCGAATTAAAAACTATATGAAAAGTGATCAATGGGTTGATTATAAGGATGAACGTGAACTCTTCTACATCATCATCACTATTACTGTATTTGTAAATGATCATGTCATGCTTTCGGTGCAAGAGTTAATGAAAATATCGGGTAAATCAAGACATATTGTTAATAAAGTTATGGATTATTTAGAAGAACAAGGATTTGTCGAGCTTATGACCAGAAGGCCAAAATCTTATAAAATCAGTGAAGATTGTTTAGAAGAAATACTGCCTTCTTAA
- the ahpF gene encoding alkyl hydroperoxide reductase subunit F yields the protein MVLDANIKAQLNQYMQLIENDIVLKVSAGEDDISKDMLALVDELASMSSKITVEKAELNRTPSFSVNRVGEDTGVTFAGIPLGHEFTSLVLALLQVSGRPPKVDQKVIDQVKKISGEFHFESYISLTCHNCPDVVQALNMMSVLNPNITHTMIDGAAYKAEVESKNIMAVPTVYLNGESFGSGRMTLEEILAKMGSGADASEFADKEPFDVLVVGGGPAGASAAIYTARKGIRTGVVAERFGGQVLDTMSIENFISVKATEGPKLAASLEEHVKEYDIDVMNLQRAKRLEKKDLFELELENGAVLKSKTVILSTGARWRNVNVPGEQEFKNKGVAYCPHCDGPLFEGKDVAVIGGGNSGIEAAIDLAGIVKHVTVLEFAPELKADEVLQKRLYSLPNVTVVKNAQTKEITGDQSVNGITYVDRETGEEKHVELQGVFVQIGLVPNTDWLDETVERNRIGEVIVDKHGATSVPGLFAAGDCTDSAFNQIIISMGSGATAALGAFDYLIRN from the coding sequence TTGGTACTTGATGCAAATATCAAAGCACAATTAAATCAATACATGCAGCTTATTGAGAATGACATTGTTCTCAAAGTGAGCGCAGGTGAAGATGACATTTCTAAGGACATGCTGGCTCTCGTTGATGAGCTGGCTTCCATGTCATCTAAAATCACAGTAGAAAAAGCTGAATTAAACAGAACGCCAAGCTTCAGTGTCAATCGTGTCGGAGAAGACACTGGTGTTACATTCGCCGGTATCCCTCTAGGACACGAATTTACATCATTGGTTTTGGCGCTGCTTCAAGTGAGCGGCAGACCGCCTAAGGTAGACCAAAAAGTCATTGATCAGGTGAAGAAGATCAGCGGTGAATTCCACTTTGAATCTTATATCAGCCTGACTTGCCACAACTGTCCTGACGTTGTACAAGCTTTAAACATGATGAGCGTGCTGAACCCGAACATTACGCACACGATGATCGACGGCGCAGCATACAAAGCGGAAGTTGAAAGCAAAAACATCATGGCAGTGCCGACCGTTTACCTCAATGGTGAATCCTTCGGAAGCGGCCGTATGACGCTTGAAGAAATTCTTGCAAAAATGGGCAGCGGCGCAGACGCATCTGAATTTGCGGACAAAGAGCCGTTTGACGTTCTTGTTGTCGGAGGCGGACCTGCTGGCGCAAGCGCAGCGATCTACACGGCCCGTAAAGGCATCCGCACTGGTGTCGTCGCTGAGCGCTTCGGCGGACAGGTTCTCGACACAATGAGCATCGAAAACTTCATCAGCGTCAAAGCGACAGAAGGTCCGAAGCTTGCGGCAAGCCTTGAAGAGCACGTGAAGGAATATGATATTGATGTCATGAACCTTCAGCGCGCAAAACGCCTTGAAAAGAAAGACCTTTTCGAACTTGAACTCGAAAACGGAGCTGTTCTGAAAAGTAAAACAGTCATCCTGTCAACAGGTGCCCGCTGGCGCAATGTCAACGTACCTGGTGAACAAGAGTTCAAAAACAAAGGTGTCGCATACTGCCCGCACTGTGATGGGCCATTGTTTGAAGGCAAAGACGTAGCGGTCATTGGCGGAGGAAACTCCGGAATCGAGGCTGCTATCGATCTTGCAGGCATCGTCAAACACGTCACTGTGCTTGAATTCGCGCCAGAACTGAAAGCAGACGAAGTGTTGCAAAAACGCCTCTACAGCCTGCCTAACGTCACTGTCGTGAAAAACGCGCAAACGAAAGAAATCACAGGCGATCAAAGCGTAAACGGCATCACATACGTTGACCGTGAAACAGGCGAAGAAAAACATGTTGAACTCCAAGGTGTATTCGTCCAAATCGGCCTCGTACCAAACACAGATTGGTTAGATGAAACAGTTGAACGCAACCGCATCGGCGAAGTCATCGTCGACAAGCACGGCGCGACAAGCGTCCCAGGCTTATTCGCTGCCGGCGACTGCACAGACAGTGCGTTTAACCAAATCATTATTTCCATGGGATCAGGTGCAACTGCCGCTCTCGGCGCGTTTGATTACCTTATTCGCAACTAA
- the ahpC gene encoding alkyl hydroperoxide reductase subunit C, whose product MSLIGKEVLPFEAKAFKNGEFIDVTNEDLKGQWSVFCFYPADFSFVCPTELEDLQEQYAALKELGVEVYSISTDTHFVHKGWHDSSEKIGKITYAMIGDPSQTISRNFDVLDEESGLADRGTFIIDPDGVIQTVEINAGGIGRDASNLISKVKAAQYVRQNPGEVCPAKWEEGGETLTPSLDLVGKI is encoded by the coding sequence ATGTCTTTAATCGGAAAAGAAGTACTACCATTCGAAGCGAAAGCATTCAAAAACGGTGAATTCATCGATGTAACAAACGAAGATTTGAAAGGTCAATGGAGCGTATTCTGCTTCTACCCAGCAGATTTCTCTTTCGTATGCCCGACTGAGCTTGAAGATCTTCAAGAGCAATACGCTGCACTTAAAGAATTAGGTGTTGAAGTATACTCTATCTCTACAGATACACACTTCGTACACAAAGGCTGGCACGACAGCTCTGAAAAAATCGGCAAAATCACTTACGCAATGATCGGTGACCCATCTCAAACGATCTCTCGCAACTTCGATGTTCTTGACGAAGAATCTGGCCTTGCTGACCGCGGAACATTCATCATCGATCCAGATGGCGTCATCCAAACTGTAGAAATCAATGCAGGCGGTATCGGCCGTGACGCAAGCAACCTGATCAGCAAAGTAAAAGCAGCACAATACGTTCGTCAAAACCCAGGTGAAGTTTGCCCGGCTAAATGGGAAGAAGGCGGCGAAACTCTTACACCTAGCCTTGACCTAGTAGGTAAAATCTAA
- the gnd gene encoding decarboxylating NADP(+)-dependent phosphogluconate dehydrogenase has translation MFNTIGVIGLGVMGSNIALNMANKGENVAVYNYTRDLTDQLVQKLDGQSLSPYYELKDFVQSLEKPRKIFLMVTAGKPVDSVIQSLMPLLEEGDVIMDGGNSHYEDTERRYDELKEKGIGYLGIGISGGEVGALTGPSIMPGGDRDVYDKAAPILTKIAAQVGEDPCCVYIGPKGAGHFTKMVHNGIEYADMQLIAEAYTFLRERLRLPLDEIASIFETWNQGELKSYLIEITAEILRKKDEKTGQPLIDVILDKTGQKGTGKWTSMQAIDNGIPSTIITESLFARYLSSLKEERMAAQDVLAGPETEEKHFDKETWVEYVRQALYMGKVCAYAQGFAQYKMSSELYGWNLPLKDIALIFRGGCIIRADFLNVISEAFSEQPNLSNLLIAPYFSDKLQGYQTGLRKVVCEVISTGISFPCLTTALSYYDGYRTGRSNANLLQAQRDYFGAHTYERTDMDGVFHTNWSE, from the coding sequence ATGTTCAATACGATTGGTGTCATAGGCTTAGGCGTAATGGGAAGCAATATCGCCTTAAACATGGCAAACAAAGGTGAAAACGTCGCCGTCTATAATTACACCAGAGACTTAACGGACCAGCTTGTCCAAAAGCTGGACGGACAATCTCTCAGCCCGTACTACGAGCTCAAGGATTTTGTTCAATCGTTAGAGAAACCAAGAAAAATCTTTCTGATGGTCACAGCGGGGAAACCCGTAGATTCCGTCATCCAATCATTAATGCCTTTGCTTGAAGAAGGCGACGTCATCATGGACGGAGGCAACTCCCACTATGAAGATACAGAAAGAAGATATGACGAGCTGAAGGAAAAAGGCATCGGCTACCTTGGAATCGGCATTTCCGGCGGCGAAGTCGGGGCATTAACAGGGCCTTCCATCATGCCGGGCGGGGATCGCGACGTCTATGACAAAGCCGCTCCTATCCTGACAAAAATCGCAGCGCAAGTCGGAGAAGATCCGTGCTGTGTCTACATCGGCCCAAAAGGGGCAGGGCACTTTACAAAAATGGTGCACAACGGCATTGAGTATGCCGACATGCAGCTGATTGCAGAAGCGTACACGTTTCTAAGAGAAAGACTGCGCCTGCCGCTCGATGAGATTGCATCTATTTTTGAAACATGGAACCAAGGTGAGCTGAAAAGCTATTTAATAGAAATTACAGCTGAGATTTTACGCAAAAAAGACGAAAAAACAGGACAGCCTCTGATTGATGTCATCCTTGATAAAACCGGCCAAAAAGGCACCGGAAAATGGACGAGCATGCAGGCGATTGATAACGGCATTCCGTCCACCATCATCACAGAGTCCTTGTTCGCCCGCTACTTGTCATCCTTAAAAGAAGAACGGATGGCAGCTCAAGACGTGTTAGCAGGCCCGGAAACTGAAGAAAAACACTTCGATAAAGAGACTTGGGTTGAATACGTCAGACAGGCACTTTACATGGGGAAAGTATGCGCCTACGCACAAGGCTTTGCCCAATACAAAATGTCATCTGAGCTTTACGGCTGGAACCTGCCGCTCAAAGACATCGCTTTGATTTTCCGCGGCGGCTGCATCATCCGCGCAGATTTCCTAAACGTGATCAGCGAAGCATTCAGCGAGCAGCCAAACCTGTCAAACCTGCTGATCGCGCCTTATTTCTCAGATAAGCTGCAAGGCTATCAAACAGGCCTGCGAAAAGTCGTTTGCGAGGTCATCAGCACAGGAATCTCATTCCCATGCTTAACCACCGCGCTCTCTTATTACGACGGCTACCGCACAGGACGTTCCAATGCGAACCTCTTGCAGGCGCAGCGCGATTACTTCGGCGCCCATACGTACGAACGAACAGATATGGACGGCGTTTTTCATACGAATTGGTCTGAATAG
- the gntP gene encoding gluconate permease GntP — translation MPLIIVAFGILALLLLIMGLKLNTFISLLIVSFGVALALGMPFDQVVSSIEAGIGGTLGHIALIFGLGAMLGKLIADSGGAQRIAMTLVNKFGEKNIQWAVVIASFIIGIALFFEVGLVLLIPIVFAISRELKISILYLGIPMVAALSVTHGFLPPHPGPTAIAGEYGANIGEVLLYGFIVAVPTVLIAGPLFTKIAKKIVPASFAKNGNIASLGTQKTFKLEETPGFGISVFTAMLPIIIMSVATIIDLLQETIGFADNGVLAFIRLIGNASTAMIISLLVAVYTMGIARNIPVKTVMDSCSAAISQIGMMLLIIGGGGAFKQVLINGGVGDYVADLFKGTALSPIVLAWLIAAILRISLGSATVAALSTTGLVIPLLGHSDVNLALVVLATGAGSVIASHVNDAGFWMFKEYFGLSMKETFATWTLLETIISVAGLGFILLLSLVV, via the coding sequence ATGCCATTAATCATCGTTGCATTTGGGATCTTAGCTTTACTGCTGTTGATAATGGGCTTAAAATTAAATACATTTATTTCCTTGCTGATCGTATCGTTCGGCGTGGCATTGGCACTCGGGATGCCGTTCGATCAAGTTGTCAGCTCTATAGAAGCAGGAATAGGGGGAACTCTTGGCCACATCGCGCTCATCTTCGGGCTTGGTGCGATGCTGGGCAAGCTGATCGCGGATTCAGGAGGCGCACAGCGCATCGCGATGACACTCGTCAATAAATTCGGGGAGAAAAACATTCAATGGGCCGTTGTCATTGCCTCATTCATTATTGGAATTGCATTATTTTTTGAAGTAGGATTGGTTCTATTAATTCCGATTGTATTTGCGATTTCAAGAGAATTGAAGATTTCTATTTTATACCTTGGAATTCCGATGGTCGCAGCGCTCTCCGTCACGCACGGATTCCTGCCGCCGCACCCGGGGCCTACGGCCATTGCCGGTGAGTACGGCGCAAACATTGGGGAAGTGCTGCTGTACGGCTTTATCGTTGCTGTTCCGACAGTGCTCATCGCAGGGCCATTGTTTACAAAGATCGCGAAAAAAATCGTTCCTGCATCATTCGCGAAAAACGGCAACATCGCATCACTCGGCACGCAAAAAACGTTCAAGCTTGAGGAGACACCCGGCTTCGGAATCAGCGTCTTTACTGCAATGCTTCCGATTATCATCATGTCGGTCGCGACCATTATCGACCTGCTTCAAGAAACAATCGGATTTGCGGACAACGGCGTTTTAGCTTTTATTCGATTGATTGGAAACGCATCGACTGCTATGATTATTTCGTTATTGGTCGCAGTCTATACAATGGGCATCGCACGCAACATTCCAGTCAAAACCGTGATGGACTCTTGTTCAGCAGCCATCTCGCAAATCGGCATGATGCTATTGATCATCGGGGGAGGCGGCGCCTTCAAACAAGTGCTGATCAACGGCGGTGTCGGCGATTACGTGGCAGACCTTTTCAAAGGAACGGCATTGTCGCCAATTGTCCTGGCCTGGCTCATCGCGGCGATCCTCCGCATTTCTCTAGGATCAGCCACCGTTGCCGCGTTAAGCACAACAGGGCTCGTCATTCCGTTATTGGGACATTCTGATGTCAACTTGGCATTAGTCGTGCTTGCAACAGGCGCCGGAAGTGTCATTGCTTCGCACGTCAATGACGCCGGCTTCTGGATGTTCAAAGAGTACTTCGGATTAAGCATGAAAGAAACATTTGCCACATGGACATTGCTGGAAACGATTATTTCCGTTGCTGGACTTGGATTCATATTATTGTTAAGTTTAGTTGTATGA